The following proteins are encoded in a genomic region of Cyclonatronum proteinivorum:
- a CDS encoding DUF433 domain-containing protein: MEKFDRIHFNPAVMGGKPTIRGMRITVGTIVGLIAAGHSVQKILSLYPYLEEKDIQQALEYAAWRVNEIEQPLNAL, encoded by the coding sequence ATGGAAAAATTTGACCGCATCCATTTTAATCCGGCTGTAATGGGAGGAAAACCTACAATAAGAGGAATGAGAATTACAGTCGGTACTATTGTAGGTCTCATTGCTGCAGGCCATTCCGTACAAAAAATTTTATCGCTATATCCTTACCTCGAAGAAAAAGATATCCAACAGGCTTTAGAATATGCCGCTTGGCGGGTAAATGAGATTGAGCAACCGCTTAACGCGTTATGA
- the tnpA gene encoding IS66 family insertion sequence element accessory protein TnpA yields MATTKEQRMFALVDQWRASGELQANFCHRHQITTSTFSYWVTRKNKAEQQTNNSGFVQVEPAGPAPKAGQVELTYPNGVRLRVDGADVAFISKLIRVW; encoded by the coding sequence ATGGCTACAACGAAAGAACAACGCATGTTTGCCTTGGTAGATCAGTGGCGTGCCAGTGGTGAACTTCAGGCTAACTTTTGCCACCGGCACCAGATTACCACATCCACCTTCAGCTATTGGGTGACCCGTAAAAATAAGGCGGAGCAACAAACTAATAATAGCGGGTTCGTGCAGGTTGAACCCGCCGGGCCTGCACCGAAAGCCGGTCAGGTCGAACTGACTTATCCCAACGGGGTACGCCTTCGCGTTGATGGTGCGGATGTGGCTTTCATTAGCAAACTAATCCGGGTCTGGTAA